The Micromonospora sp. M71_S20 genome has a window encoding:
- a CDS encoding FAD-dependent oxidoreductase codes for MKRTELHIVIGGGIAGCLAAIMRRRAGYRVLLLERAEARSPEAHPICTGASNIVSENHSGAEYPFDPQSARDCFDGRLVNERFFPDLVFGGKDHSRVIASRAMQDSGTDIIGQCRDNMRVIQDRYAQRCAEDPANALFGAPEQVCREIPAPEGISDVGATFITPQRGINPVVVTALLDQELRRCGVEVRGGAEVTEVSRRSDGTYQVEYVEDGLRKTVVGDQVSLCAATETPAMARRLNPSLALPSIYMALRQILFVDLPDGTTRDYTCLKLEDEYGGMLSPFSRDTALVYYPPAAHIAVHRVDPTTYALPDDFRHYLRNGHPEATERAELALRQLSQWYPEVRGAEVVSAHLKVAINTTDSSRLRRNAGVLDVAPGCTATVLLKWTMCVVNAQRDLEAALRHSIATGNADRDEHAELVARATVPIAPPSDMAAWQRRLGVFARNMGVPERLAVPFVDAGEPDDGLARTVPSLASS; via the coding sequence GTGAAGCGAACCGAGCTGCACATCGTGATCGGCGGAGGTATCGCGGGCTGCCTGGCCGCGATCATGCGCAGACGCGCGGGATACCGGGTCCTTCTGCTGGAGCGGGCCGAGGCCCGGTCCCCCGAGGCCCACCCGATCTGCACGGGGGCCAGCAACATCGTCAGCGAGAACCACAGCGGTGCCGAGTATCCGTTCGATCCGCAGAGCGCCCGGGACTGCTTCGACGGGCGACTGGTCAACGAACGCTTCTTCCCCGACCTCGTCTTCGGTGGCAAGGACCACAGCCGGGTCATCGCCTCCCGGGCCATGCAGGACAGCGGCACGGACATCATCGGCCAGTGCCGGGACAACATGCGGGTCATCCAGGACCGTTACGCGCAGCGGTGCGCCGAGGACCCGGCCAACGCGCTGTTCGGCGCACCGGAGCAGGTCTGCCGCGAGATCCCGGCACCGGAGGGGATCTCCGACGTCGGTGCCACCTTCATCACCCCGCAGCGGGGCATCAACCCGGTCGTCGTCACCGCGCTCCTCGACCAGGAGCTGCGTCGCTGCGGCGTCGAGGTACGCGGCGGCGCCGAGGTGACCGAGGTGAGCCGCCGCTCCGACGGCACCTACCAGGTGGAGTACGTCGAGGACGGTCTCCGGAAGACGGTCGTCGGTGACCAGGTGAGTCTCTGTGCCGCCACCGAGACCCCGGCGATGGCTCGCCGCCTCAACCCGTCGCTCGCGTTGCCGTCCATCTACATGGCTCTGCGCCAGATCCTCTTCGTGGACCTGCCCGACGGCACCACGAGGGACTACACGTGCCTGAAGCTCGAAGACGAGTACGGCGGCATGCTGAGCCCGTTCAGTCGGGACACCGCGCTCGTCTACTACCCCCCGGCGGCCCACATCGCGGTGCATCGCGTCGACCCGACGACCTATGCGCTGCCCGACGACTTCCGTCACTACCTGCGCAACGGTCACCCCGAGGCGACGGAGCGCGCCGAACTGGCGCTCCGCCAGCTCAGCCAGTGGTATCCGGAGGTGCGGGGCGCCGAGGTGGTGTCCGCCCACCTCAAGGTGGCGATCAACACCACCGACTCGTCGCGGCTCCGTCGCAACGCCGGGGTGCTCGACGTCGCACCTGGTTGCACCGCGACGGTCCTGCTCAAGTGGACGATGTGCGTCGTCAACGCGCAGCGCGATCTGGAGGCGGCCCTCCGGCACTCGATCGCCACCGGCAACGCGGATCGCGACGAGCACGCAGAGCTGGTCGCCCGCGCCACCGTGCCGATCGCGCCACCGTCCGACATGGCCGCCTGGCAGCGCCGGCTCGGGGTGTTCGCCCGCAACATGGGGGTGCCGGAGAGATTGGCGGTGCCGTTCGTGGACGCCGGTGAGCCGGACGATGGCCTGGCCCGCACCGTACCGTCGCTCGCGTCGAGTTGA
- a CDS encoding DUF6202 family protein, whose amino-acid sequence MTTTLDLTDLRLQADTTIDRLIDEAGLTRRNNRFFAGAKEATSVSPAGALRIAEKWQRTTQSFMFTTISSLGAHGRRLARDYAVSREVLGAYQMAYRVIGDDLDNRAAAFAEVAPEGVDGIHYLWWADTISAPLRSALGSADAPAESAALARILDVMDSMAAEELGGAVQLRVVETIALDIAVAFRRLYAKVTVDGRQVLPEQRDYAWIDSHIRAETGHAASVSDDEAGMSHLISTPAEARHFVALAESYVPAWADLLDDFARDLS is encoded by the coding sequence ATGACCACCACACTCGACCTGACCGACCTCCGTCTACAGGCCGACACCACCATCGACCGGCTGATCGACGAGGCCGGCCTCACCCGGCGCAACAACCGGTTCTTCGCTGGCGCGAAGGAGGCCACCTCCGTGAGCCCCGCCGGCGCGCTGCGGATCGCGGAGAAGTGGCAGCGGACCACTCAGTCGTTCATGTTCACCACCATCTCCAGCCTCGGTGCCCACGGGCGACGCCTGGCTCGCGACTACGCAGTGAGTCGAGAGGTGCTCGGAGCGTATCAGATGGCCTACCGCGTCATCGGGGACGATCTGGACAATCGCGCGGCGGCGTTCGCGGAGGTCGCACCGGAGGGTGTGGACGGTATCCACTATCTGTGGTGGGCGGACACGATCAGCGCGCCGCTGCGCTCGGCCCTGGGCAGCGCCGACGCGCCCGCCGAGTCCGCCGCGCTGGCCCGCATCCTCGACGTCATGGACTCCATGGCGGCCGAGGAGCTGGGGGGCGCGGTCCAGCTCCGGGTCGTGGAGACCATCGCCCTCGACATCGCGGTCGCGTTCCGGCGCCTGTACGCCAAGGTGACCGTGGACGGCCGCCAGGTCCTTCCCGAGCAGCGCGACTACGCCTGGATCGACTCGCACATCAGGGCGGAGACGGGGCACGCCGCGTCCGTCAGTGACGACGAAGCCGGCATGAGTCACCTGATCTCCACCCCGGCCGAGGCGCGGCACTTCGTCGCGCTCGCGGAGTCGTACGTCCCGGCGTGGGCGGACCTGCTGGACGACTTCGCCCGGGACCTGTCGTAG
- a CDS encoding IucA/IucC family C-terminal-domain containing protein, with product MRAMFGTDHVPGLAPGLLVHDEFGWSPATTLVDGTLLPEFLRSASSRWGGTPHACAALAWKSYSYWTALPVALGWASARRVPLLDPADVLIHFEDHRPLLTMGLRRSTTVAVLPSDPLALAGLPEVRVVADEAELLQALRASLLDAHLAPMVAAIQAEVRIGARTLLGSVASGIAHGILRAADGLPGSSVEAIDTLLGALDLADLVELVPGPNGEPTVQRRTCCLAFTLPKPKICQGCCVRQA from the coding sequence ATGCGCGCGATGTTCGGCACCGACCACGTGCCCGGTCTCGCGCCCGGCCTGCTGGTGCACGACGAGTTCGGCTGGAGCCCGGCGACCACCCTGGTCGACGGCACCCTCCTGCCGGAGTTCCTGCGTTCGGCCAGCTCGCGCTGGGGCGGCACCCCGCACGCGTGCGCCGCGCTGGCCTGGAAGTCCTACAGCTACTGGACGGCGCTGCCCGTGGCGCTCGGCTGGGCCTCGGCCCGACGGGTGCCGCTGCTCGACCCGGCCGACGTGCTGATCCACTTCGAGGACCACCGACCGCTGCTCACCATGGGCCTGCGCCGCTCGACCACGGTCGCGGTGCTGCCGAGCGACCCGCTGGCGCTCGCCGGGCTGCCCGAGGTGCGGGTCGTCGCGGACGAGGCGGAACTGCTCCAGGCGCTCCGGGCCTCGCTGCTCGACGCCCACCTGGCCCCGATGGTCGCCGCGATCCAGGCCGAGGTCCGGATCGGCGCGCGTACCCTGCTCGGGTCGGTGGCCTCGGGCATCGCCCACGGCATCCTCCGGGCCGCCGACGGCCTGCCCGGCTCGTCGGTCGAGGCGATCGACACGCTGCTCGGCGCGCTCGACCTCGCCGACCTGGTGGAGCTGGTCCCGGGCCCGAACGGCGAGCCGACCGTGCAGCGGCGCACCTGCTGCCTCGCGTTCACCCTCCCCAAGCCCAAGATCTGCCAGGGCTGCTGCGTCCGTCAGGCCTGA
- a CDS encoding peptide deformylase: MMTSPLDRAADSFAAEIARHRTGRGLSKKQLATLMGFDPSYVSHVEGRRHRPTEDFARRAEAVLEAGGAIWQRFKEYDELRHARAERAHRDLPVPGQWMPPGTGLIVERELATLTHLGDAYRCVIRRELYNAGTEPVTRYLVRIAVDRYPNDPGRSNLHHREHPLTFAELRLRAYREDGDEREAMHWRAKHDRDAFKELWLLFENADRRFPLYPGDRATIEYAYCVGHDKWGPWFQRAVRLPTRQMAVRLDLPAAVDPQVWGAETSLSAEEGPLRTPVTRREDADRVIFDWATEDPPLNARYRLQWRFRGRPDAEPEEAGRVRPSDRMRGIGIVQRGADLLRQPARPFDLPREEQEARDVADRLAATLVRLDELHPFRKGVGIAAPQLGLGRAVAVVRPPDRSADPVVLLNPRVVDASPDSDEQYEGCLSFFDHRGLVPRPLRLDVEHAQYDGSRIITSFEFGMARLVAHEIDHLEGRLYVDRMTPGVPLVPVEEYRETGRPWRY, translated from the coding sequence CTGATGACCTCACCGCTCGATCGGGCTGCCGACTCGTTCGCCGCCGAGATCGCCCGGCACCGCACGGGGCGGGGGCTGTCCAAGAAGCAGCTCGCCACCCTGATGGGCTTCGACCCGTCGTACGTCAGCCACGTCGAGGGGCGGCGGCACCGCCCCACCGAGGACTTCGCACGCCGCGCCGAGGCCGTGCTGGAGGCCGGCGGCGCCATCTGGCAGCGCTTCAAGGAGTACGATGAGTTGCGGCACGCCCGGGCCGAGCGGGCACACCGCGACCTACCCGTACCCGGGCAGTGGATGCCGCCCGGCACCGGACTGATCGTGGAGCGGGAACTCGCCACCCTCACCCACCTCGGCGACGCCTACCGCTGCGTCATCCGGCGCGAGCTCTACAACGCCGGCACCGAGCCGGTCACCCGCTACCTGGTGCGGATCGCCGTCGACCGCTACCCCAACGACCCGGGCCGCTCCAACCTGCACCACCGCGAACACCCGCTGACCTTCGCCGAGCTGCGGCTGCGGGCGTACCGGGAGGACGGGGACGAGCGGGAGGCGATGCACTGGCGGGCCAAGCACGACCGCGACGCCTTCAAGGAGCTGTGGCTGCTCTTCGAGAACGCCGACCGGCGCTTCCCGCTCTATCCCGGAGACCGGGCCACCATCGAGTACGCGTACTGCGTCGGGCACGACAAGTGGGGCCCCTGGTTCCAGCGGGCGGTCCGGCTGCCCACCCGGCAGATGGCCGTACGCCTGGACCTTCCGGCGGCCGTCGACCCGCAGGTGTGGGGCGCGGAGACCTCGCTCTCGGCGGAGGAGGGCCCGCTGCGCACGCCCGTGACCAGGCGCGAGGACGCCGACCGGGTGATCTTCGACTGGGCGACCGAGGACCCGCCGCTCAACGCGCGGTACCGGTTGCAGTGGCGGTTCCGCGGCCGGCCGGACGCCGAGCCCGAGGAGGCCGGGCGGGTCCGGCCCAGCGACCGGATGCGCGGCATCGGCATCGTGCAGCGAGGGGCCGACCTGCTCCGCCAGCCGGCGCGCCCGTTCGACCTGCCCCGCGAGGAGCAGGAGGCCCGGGACGTGGCCGACCGCCTCGCGGCGACCCTGGTCCGCCTCGACGAGTTGCACCCGTTCCGCAAGGGGGTGGGCATCGCCGCCCCGCAGCTCGGCCTCGGCCGGGCGGTGGCGGTGGTCCGGCCCCCCGACCGGTCGGCCGACCCCGTCGTGCTGCTCAACCCCCGCGTCGTCGACGCCTCCCCCGACAGCGACGAGCAGTACGAGGGATGCCTCTCCTTCTTCGACCACCGGGGCCTGGTGCCCCGGCCGCTCCGGCTCGACGTGGAGCACGCCCAGTACGACGGCAGCCGGATCATCACCTCGTTCGAGTTCGGCATGGCCCGGCTCGTCGCCCACGAGATCGACCACCTGGAGGGGCGGCTCTACGTCGACCGGATGACGCCGGGGGTGCCGCTGGTGCCGGTCGAGGAGTACCGCGAGACCGGCCGGCCCTGGCGCTACTGA
- a CDS encoding DUF6421 family protein, with product MRSSLPAVETDAVVDEVNELRARYQRETEPGSPEALRRLAGWIADSAALGDRPAARALVEDLSGAHDTPQLTATKRHINSRTDNTLLSVFSAAYFPTLGLDYLEYEPIPSDPVLVSRYPSPTMPVNLLRHSAGFDSRVVVALFPENHIDGRQDPDDLIFYFIDKFVARHRLTRRLIDAAMVPGSFPLLSGVDDAGVERAAGSWVRLHEFHHRTGSMPIPQFLSAKSYKPLAGLEEMRVDVKSMLVCLEDADIDRELAALTFEFVLAERLLRYSVEGIPKPNYDAIASQLLFNYLREQGALTIDEGRIRLLPSLPEALSTLVTEITELEDVVLTEDVEAARAGLIDFTRRYTRYDEEKREFLHVPFFAELKERLGV from the coding sequence ATGCGATCGTCCCTCCCAGCAGTGGAAACAGACGCCGTCGTCGACGAAGTGAACGAGCTGCGTGCCCGCTACCAGCGCGAGACCGAGCCCGGATCGCCAGAGGCGCTGCGCCGGCTGGCCGGTTGGATCGCCGACTCGGCCGCGCTAGGTGACCGGCCCGCGGCCCGGGCGCTCGTCGAGGATCTGTCCGGCGCACACGACACGCCGCAGCTCACGGCCACGAAGCGGCACATCAACTCGCGGACCGACAACACGCTCCTGTCCGTGTTCTCGGCCGCGTACTTCCCGACTCTCGGTCTGGACTACCTGGAGTACGAGCCCATCCCGTCCGACCCAGTACTGGTGAGCCGCTACCCGAGCCCGACGATGCCGGTCAACCTGCTCCGGCACAGCGCGGGTTTCGACAGTCGGGTCGTCGTGGCGCTCTTCCCGGAGAACCACATCGACGGTCGCCAGGATCCGGACGACCTGATCTTCTACTTCATCGACAAGTTCGTCGCCCGGCACCGCCTCACCCGCCGGCTCATCGACGCCGCCATGGTCCCGGGCTCGTTCCCGCTGCTGTCCGGCGTCGACGACGCCGGCGTCGAGCGGGCCGCCGGTTCCTGGGTGCGGCTGCACGAGTTCCACCACCGCACGGGCAGCATGCCGATCCCGCAGTTCCTGTCCGCGAAGAGCTACAAGCCGCTGGCCGGCCTGGAGGAGATGCGGGTCGACGTCAAGTCGATGCTGGTCTGCCTCGAGGACGCGGACATCGATCGTGAGCTCGCCGCGCTGACCTTCGAGTTCGTCCTGGCCGAGCGGCTGCTGCGTTACTCGGTCGAGGGGATCCCGAAGCCGAACTACGACGCGATCGCGTCGCAACTGCTCTTCAACTACCTGCGCGAGCAGGGCGCCCTGACGATCGACGAGGGGCGGATCCGGCTCCTGCCGAGCCTGCCCGAGGCGCTGAGCACGCTCGTCACCGAGATCACCGAGCTGGAGGACGTCGTCCTGACCGAGGATGTCGAGGCCGCCCGCGCCGGACTGATCGACTTCACCCGCCGGTACACCCGGTACGACGAGGAGAAGCGGGAGTTCCTCCACGTGCCCTTCTTCGCCGAGCTCAAGGAGCGACTCGGCGTGTGA
- a CDS encoding FAD-binding oxidoreductase: protein MSGSPLVKDLRAALGDDTVLTDPDLLRLHRKDEADLCEAGTPLVVVRPRSTADVVEVMTIAGRYGVPVVPQGARTGLAGAANAVDGAVVVSMVAMNAVLEIDPVSRIAVVQPGVVNAALSAAVAKQGLWYPPDPGSWEMSTIGGNVSTNAGGMCCVKYGVTTEYVLGLEVVLASGEVLRTGRRTAKGVAGYDLTRLFVGSEGTLGVITEVTVALRPAPPESLTMVAVFPTTAAAGRAVARIAEEGLTPSLLELIDRTYLRAIEAYRPMGLRTDVEALLLASADTGSQAAGDLARLAELCEAAGADEVYAATDAVEAAALLQARRLGHAAMEKFARESFPAGNGGMVIDDVAVPRAALAALLDGVARIAAECDVTIGVVGHAGDGNMHPNIVVDRADPASLERGRRAFDEIIRLGLELGGTCTGEHGVGLLKRDWLAREIGPVGMRVHQAIKAALDPAGLLNPGKVF from the coding sequence ATGTCTGGTTCTCCCCTCGTCAAAGACCTGCGCGCGGCGCTCGGCGACGACACCGTACTGACCGACCCCGACCTGCTCCGGTTGCACCGCAAGGACGAGGCCGACCTCTGCGAGGCCGGCACGCCGCTGGTGGTCGTCCGGCCCCGTAGCACGGCCGACGTGGTCGAGGTGATGACGATCGCCGGACGGTACGGGGTGCCGGTGGTGCCGCAGGGCGCACGTACGGGGTTGGCGGGAGCGGCGAACGCCGTCGACGGCGCGGTGGTGGTCAGCATGGTCGCCATGAACGCGGTGCTGGAGATCGACCCGGTCAGCCGGATCGCCGTGGTGCAGCCCGGCGTGGTGAACGCGGCGTTGTCGGCGGCCGTGGCGAAACAGGGGTTGTGGTATCCGCCGGACCCTGGATCGTGGGAGATGTCGACGATCGGTGGGAACGTCTCCACCAACGCGGGTGGCATGTGCTGCGTCAAGTACGGCGTGACCACGGAGTACGTGTTGGGTCTGGAGGTGGTGTTGGCTTCCGGAGAGGTGTTGCGTACCGGTCGGCGTACCGCCAAGGGCGTGGCCGGGTACGACCTCACCCGGCTCTTCGTCGGCTCCGAGGGGACCCTCGGCGTGATCACCGAGGTGACCGTGGCGCTGCGGCCCGCTCCGCCGGAGTCGCTGACCATGGTGGCGGTCTTCCCCACCACCGCGGCCGCCGGCCGGGCGGTCGCCCGGATCGCCGAAGAGGGGCTCACCCCCAGCCTGCTGGAACTGATCGACCGCACGTACCTGCGGGCGATCGAGGCGTACCGGCCGATGGGCCTGCGTACCGACGTCGAGGCGCTGCTGCTGGCGTCGGCGGACACCGGGTCCCAGGCCGCCGGGGACCTGGCGCGGCTCGCCGAGCTGTGCGAGGCGGCCGGTGCCGACGAGGTCTACGCGGCCACCGACGCCGTGGAGGCGGCGGCCCTGCTACAGGCCCGCCGGCTGGGGCACGCGGCGATGGAGAAGTTCGCCAGGGAGTCGTTCCCCGCCGGCAACGGTGGGATGGTGATCGACGACGTGGCGGTGCCCCGGGCCGCGTTGGCGGCGCTGCTCGACGGGGTGGCCCGGATCGCGGCGGAGTGTGACGTGACGATCGGCGTGGTCGGCCACGCCGGGGACGGCAACATGCACCCGAACATCGTGGTGGACCGGGCCGACCCGGCGAGCCTCGAACGCGGCCGGCGCGCGTTCGACGAGATCATCCGCCTCGGCCTGGAACTGGGCGGCACCTGCACCGGCGAGCACGGGGTGGGCCTGCTCAAGCGCGACTGGCTGGCCCGCGAGATCGGCCCGGTGGGCATGCGGGTGCACCAGGCGATCAAGGCCGCACTGGACCCGGCCGGCCTGCTCAACCCCGGCAAGGTCTTCTGA
- a CDS encoding class I SAM-dependent methyltransferase translates to MAEITGDQRVQSEVLEGLATAVNHRRWFVELALPYLGDNPIEIGSGLGDYALEWAEHLPRFTATEADPDRLVLLKERLADQPHIEVRQMLLPHPDRGDYSAAVSYNVLEHIEDHVGALRSMRDLVRPGGNVIIIVPAFQFAMSPADIATGHVRRYTKKTLAAAMTDAGLTVEKIHYANALGLIGYFMATKVFRLMPKEGPMVKVYDTLVLPATKAAEQRVLPPFGQSVFAVARVPS, encoded by the coding sequence ATGGCAGAAATCACTGGGGATCAGCGCGTGCAGTCCGAGGTCCTGGAGGGTCTCGCGACGGCGGTCAACCACCGTCGCTGGTTCGTCGAGCTGGCCCTGCCGTACCTCGGTGACAACCCGATCGAGATCGGCAGCGGGCTCGGCGACTACGCGCTGGAGTGGGCGGAGCACCTGCCGCGCTTCACCGCCACCGAGGCCGACCCGGACCGGCTCGTCCTGCTGAAGGAGCGGCTGGCCGACCAGCCCCACATCGAGGTCCGGCAGATGCTGCTGCCGCACCCCGACCGGGGCGACTACAGCGCCGCCGTGTCGTACAACGTGCTGGAGCACATCGAGGACCACGTGGGCGCGCTGCGCAGCATGCGCGACCTGGTGCGGCCCGGCGGCAACGTCATCATCATCGTGCCGGCCTTCCAGTTCGCGATGAGCCCGGCGGACATCGCCACCGGCCACGTACGCCGCTACACGAAGAAGACCCTGGCCGCCGCGATGACCGACGCCGGCCTGACCGTGGAGAAGATCCACTACGCGAACGCGCTCGGCCTGATCGGCTACTTCATGGCGACCAAGGTCTTCCGGCTGATGCCGAAGGAGGGCCCGATGGTCAAGGTCTACGACACCCTCGTGCTCCCCGCCACCAAGGCGGCGGAACAGCGCGTCCTCCCCCCGTTCGGCCAGTCGGTCTTCGCGGTGGCCCGCGTCCCTTCCTGA
- a CDS encoding aspartyl/asparaginyl beta-hydroxylase domain-containing protein, translating into MTTVMNSTETGILGTCDIDADGLATDLDTMASFPYTDKYSDFVCGAWKSCAVWNGTGQGLDAGLDPYEGPAVVTDLGERLPYVRHLVGELFDLSLLKYGRLARLTPGSALVPHRDYLELDTNLIRIHLPLETDESCVSSHNTTLYHMNVGEIWFLDATQAHSAVSNWTKDRTHLVLDFQADSLAACFTGEVRSPSIPSTHQVARQPVDREELAAFERAGVLMDTTNYRDFLKIAIKTMFTRDITPDGVFDLLEGAARHSPAAARLDMIPPMRRYFLLARES; encoded by the coding sequence ATGACCACCGTTATGAACTCGACCGAGACCGGCATCCTCGGCACCTGCGACATCGACGCCGACGGCCTCGCCACGGACCTCGACACCATGGCGTCGTTCCCCTACACGGACAAGTACAGCGACTTCGTCTGCGGCGCCTGGAAGAGTTGCGCGGTGTGGAACGGCACGGGCCAGGGTCTCGACGCGGGACTCGACCCCTACGAGGGCCCGGCCGTCGTCACCGACCTGGGCGAGCGCCTGCCGTACGTGCGGCATCTGGTGGGTGAGCTGTTCGACCTGTCCCTCCTCAAGTACGGCCGGCTCGCCCGGCTGACCCCCGGCAGCGCACTCGTGCCGCACCGGGACTACCTCGAACTCGACACGAACCTGATCCGGATCCACCTTCCGCTGGAGACCGACGAGTCCTGCGTCAGCTCGCACAACACGACGCTCTACCACATGAACGTCGGTGAGATCTGGTTCCTCGACGCCACCCAGGCCCACAGCGCGGTCTCCAACTGGACGAAGGACCGCACCCACCTGGTGCTCGACTTCCAGGCCGATTCGCTCGCCGCCTGCTTCACCGGCGAGGTCCGGTCGCCCAGCATCCCGAGCACACACCAGGTCGCGCGGCAACCGGTGGACCGGGAGGAACTCGCCGCGTTCGAGCGCGCCGGGGTCCTCATGGACACCACCAACTACCGGGACTTCCTGAAGATCGCCATCAAGACGATGTTCACCCGGGACATCACCCCCGACGGCGTGTTCGACCTGCTGGAGGGGGCGGCCCGACACTCGCCCGCCGCCGCGCGGCTCGACATGATCCCTCCGATGCGGAGGTACTTCCTGCTGGCACGAGAGTCCTGA
- a CDS encoding ATP-grasp domain-containing protein: MPTIAIVDGYSAGSALSRALAERGVTCVHVRSAESLYDYYLKTFRPGDYAVDLGFVADEDSLVERLRALGTERVVAGTETGVVLADTLNHLLGTPGNDIATVTARRDKSAMAATVAATGLAVPAGRCFESVDEAVAWYADSLSGPAVVKPVDGAGTDNVRFCGSVDEVRLACATVLAASNLYGVPNRRVLVQERLVGTEFYVNTVSYAGTHRVAEIWRYTKRPGPGGGPIYDYEEPVDRGSALARQLREFVFGVLDALGIRSSAAHTELMLTDRGPVLIETGARLGGATLPDVVAKFCGVSQTFLQAQHLVDPASLDRFDDRTPGWAAVRNVSLINPAPVAAQAEDWCSRLSELPAVVAVAASCSPGAELPQTVDLFSSPGYLYLAAEDPTEVERDYQTLRRWEQHGLYGS, from the coding sequence GTGCCGACCATAGCCATCGTCGACGGATACTCCGCAGGCAGCGCGCTCAGCCGGGCGCTGGCCGAGCGAGGGGTGACCTGCGTCCACGTACGCAGCGCCGAGTCCCTCTACGACTACTACCTGAAGACGTTCCGCCCCGGCGACTACGCGGTCGACCTCGGCTTCGTCGCCGACGAGGACAGCCTCGTCGAGCGGCTGCGAGCGCTCGGCACCGAGCGGGTCGTCGCGGGCACCGAGACGGGGGTGGTCCTCGCCGACACGCTCAACCACCTGCTCGGTACGCCCGGCAACGACATAGCCACGGTCACCGCGCGGCGCGACAAGTCGGCCATGGCGGCGACCGTGGCCGCCACCGGTCTCGCCGTGCCCGCCGGTCGGTGCTTCGAGTCCGTGGACGAGGCGGTCGCCTGGTACGCGGACAGCCTGTCCGGCCCGGCCGTCGTCAAGCCCGTGGACGGCGCGGGCACCGACAACGTGCGGTTCTGCGGAAGTGTCGACGAGGTGCGCCTCGCCTGCGCGACGGTCCTGGCCGCGTCCAACCTGTACGGCGTCCCCAATCGACGCGTGCTGGTCCAGGAACGGCTCGTCGGGACGGAGTTCTACGTCAACACGGTCTCGTACGCGGGGACGCACCGGGTCGCCGAGATCTGGCGGTACACGAAACGGCCAGGTCCGGGCGGCGGTCCCATCTACGACTACGAGGAGCCGGTCGACCGGGGCTCGGCCCTGGCCCGGCAGCTCCGTGAGTTCGTCTTCGGGGTGCTGGACGCGCTCGGTATCCGGTCCTCGGCGGCACACACCGAGCTCATGCTCACCGATCGGGGGCCGGTGTTGATCGAGACCGGGGCCCGCCTCGGGGGAGCGACCCTGCCCGACGTCGTGGCGAAGTTCTGCGGCGTGTCGCAGACCTTCCTGCAGGCCCAGCACCTCGTCGATCCGGCGTCGCTCGACCGGTTCGACGACCGTACGCCGGGCTGGGCCGCCGTCCGGAACGTGTCGCTGATCAACCCGGCTCCCGTCGCCGCGCAGGCGGAGGACTGGTGCTCCCGGCTGTCGGAGCTGCCGGCGGTCGTGGCGGTCGCCGCGAGTTGCTCCCCCGGGGCCGAACTGCCGCAGACCGTCGACCTGTTCAGCTCGCCCGGCTACCTGTACCTCGCCGCGGAGGACCCGACCGAGGTCGAGCGGGACTATCAGACGTTGCGCCGATGGGAACAGCACGGCCTGTACGGGAGCTGA
- a CDS encoding YbhB/YbcL family Raf kinase inhibitor-like protein, with the protein MTLERPIAPDPYELLPTVASFTLTSDDVQNGEPMDAAYAHGSVGGENVSPQLAWSGFPAETKGFVVTCFDPDAPTGSGFWHWVLVNLPADVTRLPRGAAGDDLGGAFTVRNDYGDQGYGGAAPPAGDRPHRYVFAVHALDVERLDVTPDATPAYVGFNLAFHTLARAVIRPTYQIKE; encoded by the coding sequence ATGACCCTGGAACGACCGATCGCCCCGGACCCGTACGAGCTGCTGCCGACCGTTGCGTCGTTCACGCTGACCAGTGACGACGTGCAGAACGGCGAACCGATGGACGCCGCGTACGCCCACGGCAGCGTCGGGGGCGAGAACGTCTCGCCGCAGCTCGCCTGGTCGGGCTTCCCGGCCGAGACCAAGGGCTTCGTGGTGACCTGCTTCGACCCGGACGCGCCGACGGGCAGCGGGTTCTGGCACTGGGTCCTGGTGAACCTGCCGGCCGACGTGACGCGGCTGCCGCGCGGCGCGGCCGGGGACGACCTCGGCGGCGCCTTCACGGTCCGCAACGACTACGGCGACCAGGGCTACGGCGGCGCCGCCCCGCCCGCCGGCGACCGGCCGCACCGCTACGTCTTCGCGGTGCACGCGCTGGACGTGGAGCGGCTCGACGTCACCCCCGACGCGACTCCCGCCTACGTGGGCTTCAACCTGGCCTTCCACACTCTGGCCCGGGCCGTGATCCGCCCCACCTACCAGATCAAGGAGTAA